Proteins from a single region of Bacillota bacterium:
- a CDS encoding sugar ABC transporter permease encodes MTNYQFLAPENTRFIGLGNYSEALRDPIFWKAMGNSAYFLILNIPLAVVLPLFLAVMINTGLKGGTFFRTSFLIPCMLSVSVVALIWMWIYNPVYGILNDFLRRIFSLSLKTSLLGTPQWAMPSLALVSVWLRLGYSTLFYLVGLSDISPDLYEAASIDGATSWQSLTRITLPLLKPSFAIVFLIVTVNSLRELALMKVMTEGGPVQSTLTAMLYVYKVAFQLGNWRLGYASALALILSGVIGILSLLYFTAMYGEKR; translated from the coding sequence TTGACCAATTATCAGTTTCTAGCGCCTGAGAATACGCGTTTCATAGGCCTAGGCAACTACTCCGAAGCCCTCAGGGATCCAATCTTCTGGAAGGCCATGGGGAATTCCGCATATTTTCTTATACTCAATATCCCGCTTGCCGTAGTGCTGCCTCTATTCTTGGCCGTCATGATAAATACAGGACTCAAGGGCGGGACATTCTTTCGGACCAGTTTTCTGATCCCTTGCATGTTATCGGTTTCGGTGGTTGCGCTCATATGGATGTGGATATACAATCCTGTCTACGGGATACTCAACGATTTCCTGAGACGCATCTTTAGTCTAAGCCTCAAAACGAGCCTGCTCGGTACCCCCCAATGGGCCATGCCGTCCCTTGCGCTTGTATCGGTTTGGCTCAGGCTTGGATATAGCACCCTTTTCTATCTTGTGGGGCTGAGCGACATCTCTCCGGATCTGTACGAGGCTGCATCGATCGACGGGGCAACGTCCTGGCAGTCTCTAACAAGGATCACCTTACCGTTACTAAAGCCCTCTTTTGCAATTGTGTTTCTGATCGTGACCGTCAACAGCCTGCGTGAGCTGGCCCTTATGAAGGTCATGACCGAGGGCGGCCCTGTGCAAAGCACCTTAACCGCGATGCTTTATGTTTATAAGGTCGCCTTTCAGCTCGGCAACTGGCGCTTGGGTTATGCATCTGCCCTTGCGCTTATACTATCCGGGGTAATCGGGATCCTGTCCCTTCTATATTTTACCGCAATGTATGGGGAAAAACGCTAG
- a CDS encoding carbohydrate ABC transporter permease, translating to MVEVQDYGTYYLNSTIITIVSMVIIALLSSFSGYALARFEFPGKRLAFVMNIGLLVIPMEITLVSTFTLLYKYGLLDTKLGLILPYSTFLLFFSTLVMRSAFLNLPSDLEDAGLIDGCSEFRIFWSIAFPLARNSVIFVLINAFIWIWNEFVFASVIASSPASKTLPVAIAEVQRNSGWWDFGQITSAAVLTMAPVIIIFLIFQKHFMKGLMEGAVKG from the coding sequence ATGGTTGAGGTGCAAGATTATGGAACCTATTATCTAAATTCTACCATCATAACTATAGTTTCCATGGTTATTATCGCTCTTCTGAGTTCCTTTAGCGGTTACGCGCTTGCTCGGTTTGAATTTCCCGGGAAAAGGCTCGCCTTCGTAATGAACATCGGTCTTCTGGTCATTCCCATGGAGATCACCCTTGTCTCAACATTTACTCTTCTTTACAAATACGGTTTGCTAGATACGAAGCTTGGTCTCATCTTACCCTACAGTACGTTTCTTCTTTTCTTCTCCACGCTTGTTATGCGGTCGGCCTTTTTGAACCTCCCATCAGACCTGGAGGACGCCGGCCTCATCGATGGATGTTCCGAATTCAGGATATTTTGGAGCATCGCGTTTCCGCTCGCACGAAATAGTGTGATCTTCGTTCTGATAAACGCCTTCATATGGATATGGAATGAATTTGTATTCGCGAGCGTCATTGCTTCATCTCCGGCGTCAAAGACCCTCCCTGTAGCCATTGCTGAGGTGCAGAGGAATTCTGGCTGGTGGGATTTTGGACAGATAACATCCGCAGCTGTCTTGACCATGGCGCCTGTCATAATAATCTTTCTCATCTTCCAGAAGCATTTCATGAAGGGCCTTATGGAGGGTGCGGTCAAGGGGTGA